AAACCTGCCCACCATACTTGCTTACTCAGTGGTGGCCGTAATTAAAAATGCCGGTGTGCTCTTCTTCTGGATGCTGCTTATCCGCGCCATCCTGAGCTGGTTCAATCAGGGTTATAATCCCTTTATCATGGTGATATCCCAGCTCACAGAGCCTGTGCTGGCGCCGGTTCGCCGTGTTATCCCACCCATTGGTGGCCTTGACCTCTCTGTACTGGTGGTCTTTATTGGCCTTAATTTCATCAACATGTTACTCGCCCAATACGTGCCTTTCTGGGCGTTTATCTGATGAGCGCCATCACTCGCCAGGACGAGGACTTACTGCTGGCGTTGTATGTACAGCCCAAGGCCAGCCGGGACGAGCTGGTTGGTCTTCACGGCGAAGAACTAAAACTTGCCATCACAGCACCGCCTGTCGATGGCAAGGCCAACGCCCATATCTGCAAGCTGCTGGCAAAGGCCTTCAAGGTGCCCAAAGGCAAGGTGTCTATCGAGCGGGGCGAGCTTGGACGGCATAAATTGGTACGTATTCAGGCGCCGGAAATAATCCCTGACGATTTCGCACAATTTCTCTAGTCCCACGGCAGTCTTGATAAAATGCTGAATACGGCCATGGGGTTTATACTTATAACCGAGTTCCCTTGAGGAGGATAAGGACATGTTTCGTCAACTCTTTGCTGCGCTGCTGCTAACTGCTAGCCTGTGCGGCATCGCCAGCGCTGAGCAAAAAGAACAGGTAGGTCAGTTCGATATCCACTATATGGCGCTGCCAAGTACCTTTCTGACACCCGCGATTGCCAAGAACTATGGCATAGAGCGCTCCAACTACACTGGCATAGTCAATATTGCCGTGCTGGACACTGCTGAAGAGGGTAATCCGGCTGTCGCAGTAGAAATTTCGGGCATCGCCAATAACCTGCTTGATGCCAAAGTGGAGCTGAAGTTCCGTGAAATCCGTGAAGGTGCCGCCATCTACTACATTGCCGAGGTGCCTTACCGCAGCGATGAAGAGATAAACTTCCAAATCGCCTTAAGAAGCGGAAACAAGCTAAATACCACATTGAAATTCAAGCAAAAATTCTACGTCGACTAATTTGTACACCTTCACTGAAGCCTGCATCTGCGGGCTTTGTTTTTTCTGTCTTTCCAAGGCTTCCTTGGGTATCATGACGCCGATTTTGAAAGGGCGCAGTGCGCCAACAGCACAGTGGTCAGGGGGTAATGATGAAGAAAGTGGTTCTCGCCAGTGGTAACAAGGGTAAACTGAAAGAATTCAATGAGATGTTTTCTGAGTATTCACTCTCGGTAGTAGCCCAGAGCGAGTTTCAGGTGCCAGACGTTGAAGAAACCGGCACTACCTTCGTCGAAAACGCCATCATTAAAGCCCGCCATGCTGCAGCTATTACCGGCTTACCCGCCATTGCCGACGACTCGGGGTTGGAAGTAGACGCCCTCGAAGGTGCCCCTGGTATTTACTCTGCCCGCTACGCAGGCGTTGGCGCTAAAGATACAGACAATTGGCAAAAGCTGCTGGGTGCCCTCGAAGGCAAAACCGAGCGCAGTGCCCGCTTCCAGTGTGTACTCGTGTATATGCGCCATGCCAAAGACCCAACCCCCATTATCTGCCAGGCTGCCTGGGAAGGACGTATCGGTCTCGAAGCCAGGGGCGATAATGGCCATGGTTACGACCCTGTGTTTATCGCCGAAGGCGGCGAGCTGACCGCAGCCCAGATGTCATCGGATGCGAAAAATGCTGTGAGCCACCGCGGCAAGGCCCTTGAAGCGCTGCTGGCTGAGTTCAGAAACAAAGGCATCATCTGAGGAAAGACCGTGAAGCTTGAACTGCCTCCTCTGAGCCTTTATGTCCACATCCCCTGGTGTGTGCAAAAATGCCCCTATTGCGACTTTAACTCCCACGGAAAACAAGGCGATTTACCCCAGGAAGCCTACGTCGATGCGCTGCTGGCAGACCTTGATGCCGATTTGAATTATGTCCAGGGACGTACGCTTTACAGCATTTTCATCGGCGGCGGCACCCCGTCGCTGTTTGATGCCAGCGCCATCGGCCGCCTCCTCGACGGTATTAAGGCCCGCATCCCCTTTTGTGATGACATAGAAATCACCATGGAAGCCAATCCGGGCACTCTGGAGCACGATGATTTCAGCGCTTACCGCGGGGCAGGCGTCACCCGCCTCTCAGTGGGCGTACAGAGCTTCAGCAAGGACAAGCTTAACCTCCTTGGCCGCATTCACGGGCGCGATGAGGCAACCCGGGCGGCAGAGCTTGCCACTGCCGCTGGCTATCAGAGCTTTAACCTGGATTTGATGCATGGTCTGCCCAATCAATCATTTGATGAGGCCATGGCCGATATAGACACGGCGGCCAGCCTAAATCCTCCCCATCTGTCCTGGTATCAGCTCACCATCGAGCCAAATACTCTGTTTCACTCGCGGCCTCCGCAGTTGCCGGACGACGAAGCGCTTTGGCATATCTACGAACAAGGCCAGAAAAAGCTCGCGGCCCTGGGATATGAGCAGTATGAGATTTCAGCCTACGCCAAACCGGGCTTTCAATGCCGTCATAATCTCAATTACTGGCAGTTTGGTGACTACCTCGGTATTGGCTGCGGAGCCCACGGCAAGGTGACGATCCCCACCGAAAACTGCATTATTCGAACGGTAAAAATAAAACATCCCAAGGGATACCTGGCAGCCAGCGATTATCTGTCTGAACTGACACAAGTGCAGGAAGAAGACCGCCCACTTGAATTTTTGATGAACCGCTTGAGGCTGATGACCCCCATCGCCAAACGTGAATTTGAATCCCGCACCGGCCTGAATGCCAGCCTGCTTGATGAAGGGATGGCACAGGCGAGCGAAAAAGGCCTTATCGTACTTGGCGACGAGAGTTGGACCCTGACCCCAAAGGGCCACATGTTCGTTAACGACTTACTGTCCCATTTTCTCTGACCCACACAATCATCTGGATTGCCCCAGAGGCAGGCCTATAAATGCCTGCCTCTGGGAACCGGGAAACATTTACTAACACTAAACTCTGAAATTTACCCATGGCTTCTTTAGGATGTTCCCATTAACACGAGGAAGCCAAGTCATGCCAAATACGTATAACAAAAAAAATAAAATCTCTCTCATCGCCGCCAGTCTGTTGCTTGCGCTGGGCTCAGCCTCCAGTTTTACCGCACAGGCCGAGACACAGGGCACAGCTCAGCAAGGCACAGCGCAGCAAGTGACCAGCGAATCTGCCAAAGCCAATGCCCTGTTCGAGACCCAGTTTATGGAAAACGTCATGGCAAGCCCTATCAGTCAAACCCTGATGGGCATCAAGGGCGAAGACTATGGCAAGTGGGATGAAATCAGTGAAGCGGCAGATGCCCGCGAATTGGAGAGAGCCAAACGCCATCTGGCTGAGCTCAGAGCTATCGATGCCAATGCCCTGGATTCTCAAACGGCACTCAGCTTGGCGTTGGCGCTGCAAAGCCTGGAAAATGAGATTGCCGACTACAAATGGCGACTGCACAACTACCCGGTCAATCAAATGTATGGCGTCCACTCGCTCACAGCCTCCATTCTTATCAACCAGCACACGGTTGATAACCTGGATGACGCCAAGGCCTATATCAGCCGTCTCAATGCCGTACCCAAGCGTTTCAGTGAGCTTAAAGACGCTCTGGAATTGAGAGCAGCCAAAGGCATCATTGCGCCCAGGTTTGTGTTCCCCCTCGTGATTAACGACAGCCGTAATATCATCAAAGGCGAGCCCTTTGAAGAAGGTGAAGACAGCACCCTGTGGGCTGACTTCAAACGGAAAGTCGACGCTCTGAATTTGGATGCCACCACCAAGGAGAACCTCTTCAGCGAAGCTAAACTGGCCCTGAACAATGCGGTAAAACCAGCTTACGATGACCTGATTGTTTACCTGAACACTCTGGAACAAAAAGCCGATACCCGAGATGGAGTTTGGAAACTGCCAGATGGTAACGACTTCTACAACAATGCCCTTAAGCGCACCACCACCACCGATATGGATGCCATCGCCATCCATGAGCTCGGCTTGAAGGAAGTGGCCCGCATTCATAACGAAATGCGCGACATCATGAAAGAAGTGGGCTTCAAAGGCAGCCTGAATGACTTCTTTATCTTTATGCGTAACGACGAGCAGTTTTACTACCCCGATACTGACGATGGGAAAGCTGCCTATATCAACGATGCCAAGGCATTGATTGACAATATGTCTGCCCGCCTTGATGAGGTCTTTGCCATCAAACCCAAAGCTGGCCTGATAGTAAAACCCGTTGAATCATTCCGGGAAAAAAGTGCCGGAAAGGCATTCTACGACCAGCCAGCCCCGGATGGCAGTCGCCCGGGCACATACTACGCCAACCTGTACAGCATGAAGGCCATGCCCAAGTACCAGATGGAAGCACTGGCATACCATGAAGGATTACCCGGTCACCATATGCAAATCGCCATCGCCCAGGAGCTGGAAGGCATTCCCAAATTCCGTCGCTTTGGCAGATATACTGCCTATGTTGAGGGTTGGGGCCTATACACAGAGTTCTTCCCTCGGGAAATGGGCCTGTACCAAGACCCTTACTCCAACTTCGGCCGCCTGGCCATGGAGCTCTGGCGCGCCTGCCGTTTGGTGG
This portion of the Shewanella amazonensis SB2B genome encodes:
- a CDS encoding DUF885 domain-containing protein, translating into MPNTYNKKNKISLIAASLLLALGSASSFTAQAETQGTAQQGTAQQVTSESAKANALFETQFMENVMASPISQTLMGIKGEDYGKWDEISEAADARELERAKRHLAELRAIDANALDSQTALSLALALQSLENEIADYKWRLHNYPVNQMYGVHSLTASILINQHTVDNLDDAKAYISRLNAVPKRFSELKDALELRAAKGIIAPRFVFPLVINDSRNIIKGEPFEEGEDSTLWADFKRKVDALNLDATTKENLFSEAKLALNNAVKPAYDDLIVYLNTLEQKADTRDGVWKLPDGNDFYNNALKRTTTTDMDAIAIHELGLKEVARIHNEMRDIMKEVGFKGSLNDFFIFMRNDEQFYYPDTDDGKAAYINDAKALIDNMSARLDEVFAIKPKAGLIVKPVESFREKSAGKAFYDQPAPDGSRPGTYYANLYSMKAMPKYQMEALAYHEGLPGHHMQIAIAQELEGIPKFRRFGRYTAYVEGWGLYTEFFPREMGLYQDPYSNFGRLAMELWRACRLVVDTGIHAKKWTREQGIAYYKENTPNAESDAVKMVERHIVMPSQATAYKVGMNRILDLRAYAQKSLGDAFDIREFHTLLLKNGPLPLDVLETKVQEWVKDSKQQAAKL
- a CDS encoding DUF4426 domain-containing protein, giving the protein MFRQLFAALLLTASLCGIASAEQKEQVGQFDIHYMALPSTFLTPAIAKNYGIERSNYTGIVNIAVLDTAEEGNPAVAVEISGIANNLLDAKVELKFREIREGAAIYYIAEVPYRSDEEINFQIALRSGNKLNTTLKFKQKFYVD
- a CDS encoding YggT family protein yields the protein MNAMVFLVNTLFDLYLMVVILRIWLQLVRADFYNPFSQFIVKATHPIVAPLRRVLPPIGKLDSASLVLAFAVVVVKMLVLTLIAGATINLPTILAYSVVAVIKNAGVLFFWMLLIRAILSWFNQGYNPFIMVISQLTEPVLAPVRRVIPPIGGLDLSVLVVFIGLNFINMLLAQYVPFWAFI
- the yggU gene encoding DUF167 family protein YggU encodes the protein MSAITRQDEDLLLALYVQPKASRDELVGLHGEELKLAITAPPVDGKANAHICKLLAKAFKVPKGKVSIERGELGRHKLVRIQAPEIIPDDFAQFL
- the rdgB gene encoding RdgB/HAM1 family non-canonical purine NTP pyrophosphatase, whose product is MKKVVLASGNKGKLKEFNEMFSEYSLSVVAQSEFQVPDVEETGTTFVENAIIKARHAAAITGLPAIADDSGLEVDALEGAPGIYSARYAGVGAKDTDNWQKLLGALEGKTERSARFQCVLVYMRHAKDPTPIICQAAWEGRIGLEARGDNGHGYDPVFIAEGGELTAAQMSSDAKNAVSHRGKALEALLAEFRNKGII
- the hemW gene encoding radical SAM family heme chaperone HemW, with product MKLELPPLSLYVHIPWCVQKCPYCDFNSHGKQGDLPQEAYVDALLADLDADLNYVQGRTLYSIFIGGGTPSLFDASAIGRLLDGIKARIPFCDDIEITMEANPGTLEHDDFSAYRGAGVTRLSVGVQSFSKDKLNLLGRIHGRDEATRAAELATAAGYQSFNLDLMHGLPNQSFDEAMADIDTAASLNPPHLSWYQLTIEPNTLFHSRPPQLPDDEALWHIYEQGQKKLAALGYEQYEISAYAKPGFQCRHNLNYWQFGDYLGIGCGAHGKVTIPTENCIIRTVKIKHPKGYLAASDYLSELTQVQEEDRPLEFLMNRLRLMTPIAKREFESRTGLNASLLDEGMAQASEKGLIVLGDESWTLTPKGHMFVNDLLSHFL